One segment of Erigeron canadensis isolate Cc75 chromosome 2, C_canadensis_v1, whole genome shotgun sequence DNA contains the following:
- the LOC122588392 gene encoding transcription factor MYB14-like — MVRTPSCDKDGLKKGTWTPEEDHKLMAYVATYGCWNWRQLPKHAGLSRCGKSCRLRWMNYLRPNIKRGNFSQEEDKLILQLHHSLGNRWSAIATHLPGRTDNEIKNHWHSSLKNRSANTSKSKPNSFKNKFSSNDEKKRNKNVLDIDSVLDHATANILESTPISSLSITTSSNTNYKNSGVEDEACSSQVTAETISDFWGEPFLEDFEGKINCTNDNFLEPLFELGIICPPCPNDFYGIHKEQTYEILW, encoded by the exons ATGGTGAGGACTCCAAGCTGTGACAAAGATGGTCTAAAGAAAGGAACATGGACTCCTGAAGAAGACCACAAGTTGATGGCTTATGTTGCTACTTATGGCTGTTGGAACTGGCGACAACTTCCAAAGCACGcag GTTTATCAAGGTGCGGAAAGAGTTGTAGACTCCGTTGGATGAACTATTTGCGTCCGAATATCAAAAGAGGAAACTTTAGTCAAGAGGAGGACAAGCTTATTCTCCAATTGCATCACTCGCTCGGAAACAG GTGGTCCGCCATTGCAACTCACCTACCTGGAAGAACAGATAACGAGATCAAAAACCACTGGCACTCATCCCTCAAGAACCGGTCAGCCAAcacttcaaaatcaaaaccaaacagTTTCAAAAACAAATTCAGTAGCAATGAcgaaaaaaagagaaataaaaatgtattagaTATTGACTCGGTGTTAGACCATGCCACTGCTAACATACTTGAAAGCACACCAATATCATCTCTTTCTATCACAACATCCTCAAACACAAATTATAAGAATTCTGGAGTGGAAGATGAGGCATGTTCTAGTCAAGTGACTGCAGAAACCATTAGCGATTTTTGGGGTGAACCGTTTCTAGAAGATTTTGAGGGCAAAATTAATTGCACAAATGATAATTTCTTGGAGCCATTATTTGAGCTAGGAATTATTTGTCCACCATGTCCCAATGATTTTTATGGGATTCACAAGGAACAAACATATGAAATTTTATGGtga